In Bradyrhizobium sp. 195, the sequence CGAAGACCAGCCCGCCGAACATCAGCGGCGGCATCATATCAATCGTGATCATTGGGTCGGCCGCTCATATTTTGCCTCGATGGTGACTTCACCACGCAAGGCCGCAATGCGTTTGATGGCTTCCGAAACACCTTGCAAAGCCACCATGAAAAATCCTGCCGGCAGGACGAACTTGATCGGCCACCGGAGGAGGCCGCCAGCATTATTGGACATTTCGCCGATGATGAGCGAGTTGTAGAACATCGACCATGAGAGGTAGCTGAGGAGCAGGCACGCCGGGACGAGGAAAACCAATGTCCCGATCAGGTCGAGCCACAGCTGGCCGCGTTCGGAAAGCATGAGGTACAGGATTTCGACGCGCACATGCTCGTTGCGTTTGAAAGTGTAGGACGAGCCGAACATCACGATGACGGCGAACATGTACCACTGAGTCTCGAGCCAGCTGTTGGAGCTGTAGCTGAAGGCATACCGGATCATCGCATTGACAGCGCTGACCACGCAGGCCGCGAGCACCAGAATGTTGCAGACGTTGCCGACCTTTTCATTCAGCCAGTCGATAGCCGTACTTACCGCCAACAATGGGCGCATCGATGCCTTTTCCCCGCTCGCTGAGTGCTACCCCCCAGGCGAGCAGGACCATGGGGCTGCAGCAGCAGCCTTCCATTTCTGCACGGGAGCTAGTTACCCCTCCTGATGCTTCCGCCCGTTCTTGTTTGTCGGTTTTGGCAAGACATTTTGAGGTCTCACCCGCCGCGTGAAGCGAGGCCACCATTACCGTCGGCCAATTCCGGGTCAACAAAAAAAATGGCCAGTTTGCCGCAGCAACGCCTAAAACATGGTCGCAGTGCTTAATGGGTTGGCCTGCGGG encodes:
- a CDS encoding TRAP transporter small permease subunit, giving the protein MRPLLAVSTAIDWLNEKVGNVCNILVLAACVVSAVNAMIRYAFSYSSNSWLETQWYMFAVIVMFGSSYTFKRNEHVRVEILYLMLSERGQLWLDLIGTLVFLVPACLLLSYLSWSMFYNSLIIGEMSNNAGGLLRWPIKFVLPAGFFMVALQGVSEAIKRIAALRGEVTIEAKYERPTQ